In the Aster yellows witches'-broom phytoplasma AYWB genome, GCGTCTGTTAGAATTCCTTTAGAAGTAGAAACCAAAGCAACTCCTAAACCATTAAGCACTTTAGGAATTTGTTCTGCTGATGCATAAACTCTAAGTCCTGGTTTAGAAACTCTTTTTAAGCCTTTAATGACTCTTTCTTTGTTGGGAGAATATTTCAAACTAATAATTATTTCACGAGATGACTGAGGTAGATAAAAATCTTTAATAAAACCTTCTTTTTTTAAAACTGCTAAAATTTCTAATTTTAACTTAGAAGCAGGTACTAACACTTTTAAATGTGACATTTGATTGGCATTACGAATACGTGTCAGCATATCTGCAATAGGGTCTGTCATAACCATGTTTGAGCCTCCTTTTTACCTTTACCAACTAGTTTTTCTGACTCCAGGTAATTTACCTTGATGAGCTAACTGCCTAAAATTAATGCGGGAGATGCCGAATTTACGAATGTATCCGCGTGGTCTTCCATCAATAGAATCTCTGTTTTTTAAACGTACAGGTGATGCTTTGGCAGGAATTTGAGACAATCCAGCGTAGTCAGCTTTTTTTTTAAGTTCTAAGCGAAGTTTGGAATATTTTAAAACTAGCTCTCTTTGTTTTTGATCTTTTACGATTTTGGATTTTTTAGCCATAAGTAATAGTTCCTTTAATTTTTAAACGGCATACCATAAAGCTCTAAAAGCTTTTTGGCTTGAGTGTTATTTTTGGCAGTTGTTACAATGATGATATCCATGCCACGAATTTTTTTAACTTTGTCGATATTAATTTCTGGAAAAACGATTTGTTCTTTTAATCCTAGAGCGTAATTCCCTCTGCCGTCAAAAGATTTGCCAGAAATACCTCTAAAATCTCTTACACGGGGTAAAACTAAACGAGTTAGTTTGTATAAAAAAGCTTCTTTACGGGCTCCTCTTAAAGTCACTTTAGCTCCAATTGGCATGCCTTCACGTAATTTAAAATTAGAAATAGCTTTTTTGGCTTTAGTGATAACAGGGCTTTGTCCGCTTAATAATTTTAATTCTTCTACTACATCATCCAAAACTTTAACATTAAAAATAGCATCACCTACGCCCATATTGATAACAACTTTATCTACTTTTGGGACTTGCATAACAGATTTATAATTAAAAGTTTTCATTAGGGTGGCAGTGATTTTGGAATAGTCTAGAGTATTTTCTTTTTTAATTGACATTGATGCAAAGCCTCCTTAATTTTTTTCGTCTAATGTTTGATTTGATTTTTTAGCATAACGAACTTTTTTACCTGATTGTATGCGAATTCCTACTTTAGTGGAAGTTTGTGTTTGGGGGTCTACTAAAGCTACATTAGAAACATGAATGGGAGCTTCTTGTTTAACGATGGCGCCCTTTTCTTCGTTTTGGGAAGGGGGTTGGTGTTTGGTTTTGATGTTGACACCTTCAACAATAATTTTTTGAGTTTTAGCAAAAACTTTTAATACTTTGCCTGTTTTAATCATTTTTTTACCTGATTCGTCTGTTACAAAACGATCTTTGCCAGCTAAAATAGCTACTGTTTCTCCTACTTTAATACGCATTGAGCTGTCCTCCTTACAAAACTAATTGGGCTAAAGAAACTATTTTGGAAAATTTCTTATCACTCAATTCTCTAACTACTGGACCAAAAATACGGGTGCCAATAATATTTAAATCCTCTTTTAAAAGTACTACAGCATTATCGTCAAATTTAATGTAAGAACCATTTTTACGTCTTAGACCTTTTTTGGTGCGTACAATGACAGCTTTTAGAACGTCATGTTTTTTAACTGTACCAGAACCCGATTTAACAGTTACTACTACAATATCTCCGATATTTACATGACTACGACGAGTTCCTCCTAAAATGCCAATAACTAAAACTTCTTTAGCGCCACTGTTATCAGCTACAACTAAACGACTTTCTCGTTGAATCATCTCAAAATCTCCTTAATTTGCACTCTTTGAATGGTAAAGAATTTTGAATAATCGAAATCTTTTAGTTTTAGAAAGAGGTCTTGTTTCCATAAAATTAACTAAATCGCCTGGTTTGGCTTCTTGATTTTCATCATGGACGTGGAATTTTTTCGATTGTTTCACTCTTTTGCCATATAAAGGGTCTTTTTTGTAAATATCAACAATAACAGTAATGGTTTTATCCATTTTATCTGAAACCACTTTACCTACGAAAGTTTTTCTAAAATTACGTTGCATTATTGTTGTTCCTCCTTGATAGTTTCTACAGCATCATCTAAATCAGGGGTAGTTGGTTGTGAGGTTAGGGTTGGTTTTGTTAAAACAGGTTTGACAGTGGAAGTGACAAAAGTCGGGGTAGAGTCTGTTTGTGCTTGATTGTTTTTTTGGGTTAGGATGGTTTTGATGCGAGCAATGGTTTTTTTAAGTTTTTTGATTTTGGCAGTGTTAGTTAGTTTGCCTAAAGCTAATTGAAAACGCAAATCAAACAGTTCTTGCTTTAATTTGTCTACTTTGTTTTCTAATTCTTCTGGATTTAATTTTAAAATTTCTTGAGTTTTCATATTTCAGCACCTTTTTTAACGATTTTAGTTTTAATCGGTAGTTTGTGAGACGCCAGTCTTAAAGCTTCTGTTTCTACTTTGGAGGAATTAGTGGTGTCTTTAACTTCAAACAAAACTTTACCTGTTTTTACCACAGATACCCATTCTTCAGGAGAACCTTTACCAGAACCCATTCTTACTTCTAAAGGTTTTTTAGTTAATGATAGATGTGGGAAAATGTTAATCCACACTTTTCCTGTTCTTTTCATGTAACGTGTCATTGCGATACGAGCGGCTTCAATTTGTTTGTTGGTGATAAAAGCACCTTCTTTGGCAACCAAAGCGTGGTTTCCGTTGGCAATAACATTTTTACCTTTGGATTTTCCTTCAAAACTAACGCGGTGAGGACGACGATATTTAGTTCTTTTTGGCATTAACATGATTATTGTTGCCTCCTTTGAAATTGCGAGGGCGCCTGTTAGGGTTATTAGAAGATTGCGAAGCAAACAATTTTCTAGTGTCTAGAATGGTTTGTCCTGGTAAAACTTCACCGTGGAAAATCCATACTTTAATTCCTAAAACTCCATAAGTAGTGTGAGCTTCAACAGCAGCGTAATCGATGTCTGCTCTTAGAGTGTGTAGAGGAACTCTGCCTTCGGCATGTCCTTCGCTTCGAGCTATTTCAGCACCACCCAAACGACCAGAAATTAAAGTTTTTACTCCTTTGGCACCTGCTTTTATTGCTTTTTGGATTGCCATTTTTTGAACACGGCGGAAAAACATACGATTTTCTAGTTTTTCAGCCATATTTTGAGCAATTAATAAAGCGACTTTATCAGAGTTTTTAACTTCTAAAACGTTAAGATTAACGTCTTTTTGAGTAAGTTCTTTAAGTTTAGCAACTAATTTGTTGCGTGTATCGCCGTCTTTTCCAATAATAACGCCTGGTTTAGCGGTGTGAACAGAAATAGTGATACGGTTTTTATTTTTTTCTTTTAGGCGTTCGATGTCAATTTGACTTATAGCGCTTTTTTTAGCAAAATTATTGATTAGTTTACGAATTAAAAAATCTTCTTTAATTAAATTAGGAATTTCTTTATCATTAACACACCATTGAGATTCCCAAGTTCTAATAATGCCTAATCTTAATCCGTTAGGATTAGTTTTTTGACCCACTTTGTTCTTCCTCCTTTGATGTTTGCAAGTTTGTGCTAGAAGTTATTACTAAAGTAATGTGGCTGGTTCTTTTTTTAATCATATCGCCAGAACCTTTAGCTCTTGGAAACATACGTTTTAAACGAAAACCTTCGTTGACAAAAACTTCTTTAACATAAAGTTGTTCGCGGTTTAATTTTAAATTATTAACAGCATTGGAAACAGCACTGTTTAAAAGTTTTAAAATAACGGGAGCAGCTACTTTAGGGGTAAAAGTTAAAATGGCTTGAGCTTGTGCAATATTTTTTCCTCGAATTAAATCAACAACTAAACGTGCTTTTCGAGGGGCGATTGAAACTTTTCTAGCAATCGCTTTGGCGTTTTTGGTTTCCATAGTTATTCCTTCCCATTATTTTATTTTTTTTGCATTTTTTTGTCTTTTTTGTTGTGTCCGCGGTAAGTGCGTGTAGGGGAAAATTCACCTAACTTATGTCCTACCATGTTTTCTGTAATATAGACTGGAATATGTTCGCGCCCATTATAAACTGCGATTTTGTGTCCTACAAAAATAGGTGTAATTGTAGAACTGCGTGACCAAGTTTGGATCACTTTTTTGTTTTTTAAGTTTTTTTGTTTTTCTATTTTTGCTAATAGATGGCTAGCAACAATAGGTCCTTTTTTAACTGAACGTGGCATATTAACAACTCCTTATTTTTTACGACGCCTAATAATTAAAGCATTAGATGCTTTTTTGCGGTCACGAGTTTTGACCCCGCGAGCTTTTTTACCCCAAGGTGTCATTGGTGATTTGCGTCCAATAGGAGCTCTACCTTCACCACCGCCATGAGGGTGATCGTTCGGGTTCATAGCAGAACCTCTTACTGTTGGTCTTATTCCTAAGAAACGTTTTTTGCCTGCTTTGCCGTAATTAATTAGTTTGTAAGATTCGTTACCGATCTCTCCGATAGTAGCACGACAAGTTGCAAGCACTTTGCGAACTTCGCCTGATTGAAGACGTAATAGTACGTATTTGTCTTCTCTACTAATAATTTGACAAGAAGAACCAGCACTACGAGCAATTTGTCCGCCTTTGCCTGGTTTTAATTCGATGTTATGAACCGTGGTTCCTACTGGAATATTCATTAAAGGAAGGCAATTGGCAACTTTAATATCTGTTTCCTTACCAGAGACAATTTGCATCCCTACTGTAAGTCCTTTAGGAGCAAGAATGTATCTTTTTTCGCCGTCTACATAGTGAATTAAAGCGATGTTAGCACTGCGGTTTGGATCGTACTCAATGGTAGCTACTTTGCCAACAATGTTATCTTTGTTTCTTTTAAAATCAATTAAACGGTATTTTCTTTTAACGCCGCCGCCACGATGTCTTACTGTAATTTTACCTTGATTGTTGCGTCCGGCTTGGTCTTTATGAGATACCAATAAACTTCTTTCAGGAGTTTGAGTGGTGATTTCTGAAAAAGCAGAAACACTCATATTGCGACATCCATTTGTGGTAGGCTTATATTTTTTAATTGCCATATTTATACCTGCCTTGTTTTTTTTAATCGTTAATCATTATTTTGGTTGGGCTTGAGTTTATTCATTAGCAAGGATTTTAATTTTTTGTCCCGGAGCTAATTTACAAATAGCTTTTTTATAACCAGAAGTATAACCTTCAAATTTGCCTTTTCTTTTGAATTGTGGTAAAACGTTGCGAGTGTTAACTGATAAAACTTTAACTTGGAAAATGCTTTCTAAAGCTTTTTTAATTTCTACTTTATTAGCTGTTTTGGCAACTTTAAAGGTGTATTTATTTTGTCTTTCGATCAATTTATTAGTTAATTCAGTAATGATTGGTGCTTTAACTAAATCATAGTATTTATTCATTATTTCAAAACCTCTTCAAAATAGTTAACAGCATCAGCAGTTAGAACTAATTGTTTGCAATTAAGGATTTGATAAACACTTGCATGAGAAGCTGTTTCTAAAGTAATATAAGATAGATTGCGAGAAGCCAAAGCTAATTGTTCTGTCATTTGAGTAACTACAATTAAGGATTTGGAAGTGATGTTTAATTTTTGTAACATTTGTTGGAAATCTTTAGTTTTGTGAGTTGCTAAATTAATGTTGTCTAAAACTACTAATTGATTATTTTGAACTTGGAGTGATAAAGCTGATTTTAGAGCTAGAATGCGTACTTTTTGGTTTACTTTAACAGAATAATTTCTTGGGGAAGGTCCAAAAGTAACTCCGCCACCGCGCCATAAAGGAGAGCGAATGGAGCCATGACGAGCACGACCAGTTCCTTTTTGTCTCCACGGTTTTTTACCTCCGCCAGCTACCAAAGCGCGAGTTTTGGTAGCGTGTGTGCCTTGACGCATTGCGGCTCTTTGAGCATTTACAACGTCGTATAAAACTTGTTGATTAGGTTTAATGTCAAAAACAGTAGTTGCTAAAACCTTTTCAGAAACTAAGTCGCCTTGTTGATTAAGGATATTAATTTTTGGCATGCGTTTGCTCCTTTGTCAATTTTTTTACAGCAGATTTGATCATTACAAAACCTTTATTAGGTCCTGGGACATTGCCTTTAATTAAGAATAAATTTTTTTCAGTATCAATTGAAAGAATAGCTAAATTTTGAATAGTAACAGTTTCGTATCCCATGTGTCCTGGTAGTTTTTTACCTTTTAATTTGCCTTTAATAGGACCCATTGAACCTGGACGACGGTGATAACGAGACCCGTGACTTTCAGGACCTCTGCTTTGGTTGTGCCTTTTAATAGAACCAGCAAAACCTTTACCTTTGGAAGTTCCTGTTACATCAACTAAATCACCTACTTGAAATAAATCGTTTGTGATTAGCGCGCCTACCACTAAATTAGCTAGGTTTGAGTTGACATCCGAACTAAAATTAATTTCTTTAATGAAGCGCTTAGGGGCAGTAGTTGCTTTTTTAAAATGACCTAACATAGGTTTAGAAGTGTTTTTTTCTCTTTTATCGCAAAAACCTATTTGAGTAGCTTGATAGCCGTCTTGGTCAACGTTTTTTTGTTGCAAAACAACATTGGCTGCAACATCTACTATTGTTACTGGAACTAATTCTCCTTGTTCGTTAAAAACTTGAGTCATTCCTATTTTTTTACCTAAGATTCCTTGAGCCATGTCCTTCCTCTTTCTTTTTTTAATTTTAGTTTTAAAGTTTGTAAAAAGTTTTTTAAAGTGATTTTAAAAAGTTGATTGCAATTGTAATTGTGATTCAACCAAATGAAATGATTTTTAAAAAATAAATATTTATTCATATTAAAATTAATAGTGTCTAGAATGTTTGCTTTTTCTATTGGTTTATTTTTTTAACAAAATATCAATTGCAGTTGGTAAACTAATGTGCATTAAAGATTCAATTGTTTTTTTATTGGGATTGATAATTTGAATTAAACGTTTGTGAGTGCGTCGTTCAAATTGTTCTCTTGAATCTTTGTTGACGAAAGGGGAACGCAAAACAGTAAATACTTCTTTTCTGGTAGGAAGAGGTATTGGACCTTCAATATTTACTCCTGTTTTAGAGACAATATCAATAATTTTTTTAGCTGCTTGATCAATTAAATGATGGTCATAGGCTCTTAGAATTATTTTGATAATTTCTTTTTCTTTTTTGTTCACTTATATTCTCCTTTTTTAGAAATTTTTGAAAATATTGTCTATTAGACAAATATTTTGCTTAAATAATTTTTTTCTTAGACAACTGACATTAGTGTTTTGTATTTTTGGATTAAAAGAAAAAATATTTAAAACAAGCCTTTTTATTATACCTTAAAAAAAGATTTTATTGTAAGTCATTTTAATTACAAAAGTTAAAAAAGTAATTAATAATGTTTTTTTAAAATAAAAAAATCTGTTTAAAATAAGCAAAATTATGAAAGGATTTATTTATTTTGAATTTTTGTTTGTTAAAAAAATATAATTAGTTAATTCAAATATCTTTATATTAAAATATAAAATGATTTAATTAAAAGGTTCTTTTTTTATATTTAATGATAACTTTTTTAACAAATTTAAAAAACTGTTTAAAAGGATTAGTTTTTGCAAAACGCATATAACCATTAAATATTTATAATTAAAAACCAAATAATAAATAATATAACAAATCTTAAATAACTTGTATAAATTTGTGTTTTATTAAGTTGTAATAATAAAATATAATTTGATAATGTATTTGTATTGGATTGTAAATAAATCTAGATATTGTTGTAAAACTTTTTGAGTATTTAGATTTTCAAAAACGAATATATCAAAAAAGTAACAATCATTCCAAATATACTTAATAATAAAAAAATGGTGGTTCTTAATAAAGAAGATATGTTTTGTTTGATACCCCAGATATATTTTTTACTTATAATTATTTAAATGATTTAGTTTTGGAATAACAGAAATATCCAACAAGTGCTTTTACTAAAAGAACTAAAACAAGAACTAAACAAAAAGCATAATATTTTTTAGTTAATTGTTTTTATTTAAGTGCTTTTAAATCTTCGTTATATTTTTCTGTTCTTTTATCTGAGTTTTGTTTGTTTGACAGTTAATCTAAATGTAAGTATTTATTTAATTTGTTATTAACAAGAAATAAGTTAAAAAATAATATCAAAACTATAAATTAAAATAATATCCAATAAGGAAAAAAATATCATTGTCTAAGAAAAAAATTATTTAAACAAAATAATTTGTCTAATAATGATAAATTAATTGTCAGTTGTTTTTTGAGCTTTAGAAGGTTTATTTTCTAAAATAAGTTTTCCTTTGTAATAACCACTATTTTTAGTAACTCTGTGAGACAAAGTAAAAGCATTAGTTTCTTTGCAAAGTACTAAAGCAGGATTACTTAACTTATAATGAGTACGTCTTTTTCTTTTTGCCGTTTTTCCGGTGCGTCTAAAAGGAACAGCCATTTTATCAAATCCTTTCTTTGTAATTTTGTTTGTTTGTAGAATTTATTATAATTAATAATAAAACTTTTCAACAAATAAAAGGTTAATCAAAACCCAATTAATAACTGCCAAAAATTATTATTAGCAATTTAATCAAGCTTAAAAAATTAATAATCATACCAAAGATTGCAAAAATTAATTTTAAACCTAAGTTTATTTTATCTTAAAAAAGCTGTTTTGTCAATCTATTTTGAGCTTTTTTTACTTTTTGTTCTTATTTATTTTTTACTTTAATTATTATTTTGTATTATTATTTTGTAAAATTACAATAATATAAATAAATTATTTTGTAAATAACTTATAAATAAACAAATTTAGATAATTATTTTGTATCATATTAATTTATCATTTTTAAACATTATTTAGCTTTTCTACCCCATTTTATCAAAAACAATAAAAAAGTGAAAAAAGTGAGCATACTTTAACACAAAAAAGAGTTATAATAGAATTAAACACTAATGAAAACGCTGCATGTTGAAATATTATTGTCTATATTTTTTTAAATATTTTTTCATGAACACCAAACTGCAAAATAAAAAAAAGGAAAGGATTCAAACGGAATATAAATAAATTTTTAAATTAAACAGTAAAAATAACTTGATAAAATGCATAAAGAAAAAACAACTTACATCAATTTTCCTAAAAATATTTAGTTAATAAACAAATTAAAAAAATTGCTTGTTAACTACATTTAAATAATTGATAAAATAATGATAAAAACACTTGATAAAAAAAACATTTATTTAATATTAATTACATAATAAATAACTTTTTACACTATTTCAAATTTTTAAACTTTTTTAAATAACTTTAATTATAAAAAAATCAAAGAAAAAGAAAAGATAAATACAATAATTTATATATTTTTTGGTATGACCTAATTAAATTGAAATTTTTCCAAAGAGTGTTTGGTGTACGCTAACTATTATTTAGCGAACAATAAACCAACTTATAATAAAGTAAATACATTTTTTATATTTTTAATTATATATATTAATTTATGATTTTTTTATAGCTTAATAATTTATACTTATAATTAATATTAACTACCTTTTTTTTAAAAAGAAAGGAGTCTATTTTTTAAATTAACAAAATTAACAAGACTTCTAAAAAAACCAATATAAAGCTTTAATTCCTTTTTAATGCTTATAATTATAAAATATTTTAATACTATTACTCAACATTAATTCTTATTTTATTAAAGAACATTCAGAATTTAAATTAAACTATCAAATCAAAAGTACTTTTAAAATAAAAGTAAAAAGAGATACTCTAAATAATACAATTCATAATATTAAAGTAAAAAAACAATAATAAAGCTCTTTCTTATATAGATAAAAATTGATCCTAATTATTACACAAAAGTCTCATTTCACAAAACAATTAATCAAAAAAAGACGAATTAATGTCTACGGTCAATTATTAATTGTCCCCCCAAAAAATATTATATTTATCTATCATTATGGAAAAAAAGCTATTTATTAAGGATAAAACACATACCTTAGAAGCAATCATAAACATGAAAAAAATAAATACAATAATTTATATTTTTTTTACTATGAACCAAATTTAATCCAAAATATCTCTCTATCCAAAAAAACAACTTGGTATAAATCTTATCACAAGAAATAATTATTTTCATATTTAAAATAAATTAATAAACTATTTAAAAAAAATAAAAATAATATAAATAATAAAAAAAACTATCCTTCAGGATAGTTTTTTGTTTTTAAGATCTAAATAATGAAAACTAAGTATTCTTTTTTACATCCAAAATTAATTTGGTTTATGTTATGATAAAAGTAAATGATAAAATAATTTAAAACTTATTTCTTTGAAAAACCAAAATAATATAATATTACAAAACAAAAATTAATAATAAAATGCAATTAAGTGCTTTTATGTTGTTTAATTAATATTTAGATTGAAGGAAAAATTTTATGTCATCATATTATAATAGATTTTTGGCTTTATTCTTAAAAAGCAATAAAAAATTATCAAACGAATTTTTTTCTCCTTTTTTATCCCAATTAACAAATAATATCACAAAACTAAAAAACACCCAAGAAAAAAAAACAACACCAAAAATTATTACAAACAAACAAAATCAACAATTAAATCAAAGATTGCAAACCCTAAATAACAAACACAATACCCAAACAAAACAAATACAAGAAAAATACAATCACATATTATTAAACATTTACGAACAAATAGAAAAACTACAAACCAATAAAAAAACAATCCTCCAAAAATACAAATCACAACAAGAAAAAATCCAAACTCTTTTAAATCAAGAACTTATTTATCAAAAAAACAAAAACAACGATAAAAACCTCCAATTAAAAGAAATCTTACAAAAAGAACTCCAAGAAATTACCAAAAAAAACAATCAAAAAGAAACCACCCTTATAACTAATCTAAACAACAAAAATAACAACATTAATAATTTATTAATTCAAATTGAAAAAGACAAACAAAAATTAGAACTCAAAAAGAAAAAACTTAACCAAGAATCCAAACAAAACTTTTATACTACTGATTTCAACCTCAATCAAAAAAACACCAATTTATTAAAACAACTAGAAACAACTCTTAATTTACAAGAAAAAGACAAACAAAAAGCAATTAACATCTTAGAACAAATAAAGACTACCAAAGAACAAACTTATCAAAAAAACATTACCAAAACTCACAAACTATACCAAAATAAACTAAGTATAAATGACAAAAAACTAGATATCATCAAAGAAGCTTACCAACAAGAAAGAACTTTAATCCAAGAAAAAATGAAAGCTTTTTTTCTCCAAATAAGACCTTTTCCTTTTATAAATATACCAATTCTTTTCAATTACCAAATTGAAACATCCAAAAAAGCTCTTTTTTACAATCAAAAAAAAAACTGCCTTTCATACCAAAACCAAAAATCTTTATGGAGCCAACAATATCACTTCATCAATCTTTTACACCAAAAAGCAATTAATATGTGGCATTTAGAACATTACAAACAAAACAAATACAAACACATCTACCAGCAAACCTTAGAAAAAATTTATCATCTAATCCACCAAAAAACAAATTATTTATTCTTCCAAAAAATAAACGGCATAAAAGAACAAATAAAAACAGTTCTTAACTTACATCTCCAAGAAACAGCTATATTTGATAATCAAAAAGACTATCAAGAAACTTTCTTTGCTTATCAAAAAACTCTTTTAGCCTTACAACGTAAACAAAACAATTACCAAATAGATTATTATTATCATTTCTTTGAAAAAAAACAAGAATTTGAACTTAAAACTAAAAGTATTGCCTTGCAACTAAAATTAGAAAAAACCAAAATCCAACATTATTATTTAGAACAAATAACTACTTTAAAAAAAGAAATTAACAACTTCCAAACCCAATTAACACTTAATAAAATATTTCAAAAAGATGATTTTCTAACCTTCAAACTTACCCAAGAAAAGGAAAAATATCTCTTTTTACAAGACGTCACTTTAATGCAAAAAGATATCTATTTATTATTACAAACCCAAAATATAGAACTTTTACAAACTTTAAACATTTTACTAAACAATTATCCATATTGGCAAAAAGAAAGCACATTATTAGAACAAACTTTACAACAAACCCAATTACAAATTAATACTTTTGCAAGCAATTATCAAAATAAAACTTGCATTATCAAACAAACTATCTTAGACCAAATAAAAACTATAATTGAAAACAACTTATTTACCATCATTCAAAAACAATTTAATCAAACAATTTATCTTTTACAAAAAAAACACCAATTAAACCAAACTAACCTACAAAATGAAATTGATCTTAACGAACAAATAATAGCTTTTTATGACAAACAATTAACCTTTCTCAATCAAAAAATAAATACTGAAAAAAATAAAGGAATACAAGGATTTTTCCACAAATACAAACAAAAAGGAACTGACCTATATCCCCTTTTATACAAAATCAAAACTCACAAAGAATATTATGAAAAAAATATCAAAAAACTAACACAAAAAAAAGATAAAGCAACCAAAAAGCACAAACATATTTTAGAAAAAACAACTATCAAACACCAAAAAAAAATCAATAAAACAAAACTTAAAATAACTAAGCTTTTAAATTTATGGCACTATTTAAAACCTGTCTCCAAAAACATTGCAATTACTCCTTTAATAAATTTCAAAATATCAAACAAATCTTTTTTCAATGCTTGCCAAAAAACAATAACAAATGTTATCAAAGATATTTTGTTCTATAATGATTATCAAAAAAACATTTATCAATGTTTAAATAATTTACTCCAAGAAAAAATAAAAAAAGAACAAAGTTTAATTCAAACAACTATAAATACAACTAATACAATTAAACACCTTAACAAAGTTTTTTACAGCCAAAATGAATTAATAAAGAATTTTATACATACTTCTTTAGAAAAAAAATTTAA is a window encoding:
- the rpsH gene encoding 30S ribosomal protein S8 → MVMTDPIADMLTRIRNANQMSHLKVLVPASKLKLEILAVLKKEGFIKDFYLPQSSREIIISLKYSPNKERVIKGLKRVSKPGLRVYASAEQIPKVLNGLGVALVSTSKGILTDAQARLSQVGGEVLAYIW
- the rpsN gene encoding 30S ribosomal protein S14 — encoded protein: MAKKSKIVKDQKQRELVLKYSKLRLELKKKADYAGLSQIPAKASPVRLKNRDSIDGRPRGYIRKFGISRINFRQLAHQGKLPGVRKTSW
- the rplE gene encoding 50S ribosomal protein L5; translation: MSIKKENTLDYSKITATLMKTFNYKSVMQVPKVDKVVINMGVGDAIFNVKVLDDVVEELKLLSGQSPVITKAKKAISNFKLREGMPIGAKVTLRGARKEAFLYKLTRLVLPRVRDFRGISGKSFDGRGNYALGLKEQIVFPEINIDKVKKIRGMDIIIVTTAKNNTQAKKLLELYGMPFKN
- the rplX gene encoding 50S ribosomal protein L24 produces the protein MRIKVGETVAILAGKDRFVTDESGKKMIKTGKVLKVFAKTQKIIVEGVNIKTKHQPPSQNEEKGAIVKQEAPIHVSNVALVDPQTQTSTKVGIRIQSGKKVRYAKKSNQTLDEKN
- the rplN gene encoding 50S ribosomal protein L14, whose translation is MIQRESRLVVADNSGAKEVLVIGILGGTRRSHVNIGDIVVVTVKSGSGTVKKHDVLKAVIVRTKKGLRRKNGSYIKFDDNAVVLLKEDLNIIGTRIFGPVVRELSDKKFSKIVSLAQLVL
- the rpsQ gene encoding 30S ribosomal protein S17, which encodes MQRNFRKTFVGKVVSDKMDKTITVIVDIYKKDPLYGKRVKQSKKFHVHDENQEAKPGDLVNFMETRPLSKTKRFRLFKILYHSKSAN
- the rpmC gene encoding 50S ribosomal protein L29; its protein translation is MKTQEILKLNPEELENKVDKLKQELFDLRFQLALGKLTNTAKIKKLKKTIARIKTILTQKNNQAQTDSTPTFVTSTVKPVLTKPTLTSQPTTPDLDDAVETIKEEQQ
- the rplP gene encoding 50S ribosomal protein L16, which translates into the protein MLMPKRTKYRRPHRVSFEGKSKGKNVIANGNHALVAKEGAFITNKQIEAARIAMTRYMKRTGKVWINIFPHLSLTKKPLEVRMGSGKGSPEEWVSVVKTGKVLFEVKDTTNSSKVETEALRLASHKLPIKTKIVKKGAEI
- the rpsC gene encoding 30S ribosomal protein S3; this encodes MGQKTNPNGLRLGIIRTWESQWCVNDKEIPNLIKEDFLIRKLINNFAKKSAISQIDIERLKEKNKNRITISVHTAKPGVIIGKDGDTRNKLVAKLKELTQKDVNLNVLEVKNSDKVALLIAQNMAEKLENRMFFRRVQKMAIQKAIKAGAKGVKTLISGRLGGAEIARSEGHAEGRVPLHTLRADIDYAAVEAHTTYGVLGIKVWIFHGEVLPGQTILDTRKLFASQSSNNPNRRPRNFKGGNNNHVNAKKN
- the rplV gene encoding 50S ribosomal protein L22, whose protein sequence is METKNAKAIARKVSIAPRKARLVVDLIRGKNIAQAQAILTFTPKVAAPVILKLLNSAVSNAVNNLKLNREQLYVKEVFVNEGFRLKRMFPRAKGSGDMIKKRTSHITLVITSSTNLQTSKEEEQSGSKN
- the rpsS gene encoding 30S ribosomal protein S19 — protein: MPRSVKKGPIVASHLLAKIEKQKNLKNKKVIQTWSRSSTITPIFVGHKIAVYNGREHIPVYITENMVGHKLGEFSPTRTYRGHNKKDKKMQKK
- the rplB gene encoding 50S ribosomal protein L2, which codes for MAIKKYKPTTNGCRNMSVSAFSEITTQTPERSLLVSHKDQAGRNNQGKITVRHRGGGVKRKYRLIDFKRNKDNIVGKVATIEYDPNRSANIALIHYVDGEKRYILAPKGLTVGMQIVSGKETDIKVANCLPLMNIPVGTTVHNIELKPGKGGQIARSAGSSCQIISREDKYVLLRLQSGEVRKVLATCRATIGEIGNESYKLINYGKAGKKRFLGIRPTVRGSAMNPNDHPHGGGEGRAPIGRKSPMTPWGKKARGVKTRDRKKASNALIIRRRKK
- the rplW gene encoding 50S ribosomal protein L23, which produces MNKYYDLVKAPIITELTNKLIERQNKYTFKVAKTANKVEIKKALESIFQVKVLSVNTRNVLPQFKRKGKFEGYTSGYKKAICKLAPGQKIKILANE
- the rplD gene encoding 50S ribosomal protein L4 encodes the protein MPKINILNQQGDLVSEKVLATTVFDIKPNQQVLYDVVNAQRAAMRQGTHATKTRALVAGGGKKPWRQKGTGRARHGSIRSPLWRGGGVTFGPSPRNYSVKVNQKVRILALKSALSLQVQNNQLVVLDNINLATHKTKDFQQMLQKLNITSKSLIVVTQMTEQLALASRNLSYITLETASHASVYQILNCKQLVLTADAVNYFEEVLK